The Mugil cephalus isolate CIBA_MC_2020 chromosome 11, CIBA_Mcephalus_1.1, whole genome shotgun sequence genome includes a window with the following:
- the LOC125016385 gene encoding hairy/enhancer-of-split related with YRPW motif protein 1-like translates to MKRSHNYSSSDSDLDDNVEVEKDSGDENGQLDSHGSMSPSTTTQVQARKRRRGIIEKRRRDRINNSLSELRRLVPSAFEKQGSAKLEKAEILQMTVDHLKMLHASGGKGFFEAHALAKDYRSLGFRECLAETARYLSIIEGRDSTDSLRVRLVSHLSNYASQREAHTGLEHLAWGSAYGTAPAHLPHPLLLQHPQGRTPASRSNSSPPSSSSSSSSSSSSSSSSSTETSGTSRLGVMPPTESLRVPPNSSLPLSLPVPTSKLSPPLVSSLSSLAAFPLSFGAFPLVSPTAMSTVSPSSTLSKPYRPWGLEIGAF, encoded by the exons atgaagcgAAGCCACAATTACAGCTCATCGGACAGCGACCTGGACGACAACGTCGAAGTGGAGAAGGACAGCGGAGATGAAAACGG TCAGCTTGACTCTCACGGATCGATGTCACCTTCCACGACCACGCAAGTTCAAGCCAGGAAGAGGCGCAGAGGG ATTATTGAGAAAAGGAGGCGTGATCGCATCAATAACAGTCTGTCAGAGTTGAGGAGATTGGTGCCAAGTGCGTTTGAAAAACAG GGATCAGCTAAACtggaaaaagcagaaatattgcAGATGACAGTGGACCATCTAAAGATGCTTCATGCCTCTGGTGGCAAAG GTTTCTTTGAGGCTCATGCTCTTGCTAAGGATTACCGCAGCCTGGGCTTCAGGGAGTGCCTGGCAGAGACGGCTCGCTACCTGAGCATCATCGAGGGTCGGGACAGTACGGACTCCCTCCGTGTTCGCTTGGTGTCCCACCTCAGCAACTACGCCTCTCAGAGGGAGGCGCACACTGGACTGGAACACTTAGCCTGGGGCTCTGCCTACGGGACTGCCCCTGCCCACCTCCCCCACCCGCTCCTTCTACAGCACCCCCAGGGCAGGACACCTGCATCCAGAAGCAACAGCagcccaccctcctcctcttcttcctcttcgtcgtcatcctcctcctcctcctcctcctccactgagaCGTCTGGGACATCCAGACTCGGCGTCATGCCCCCCACGGAGTCCCTCAGGGTTCCTCCCAATTCCTCACTGCCCCTCAGTCTGCCCGTGCCAACCTCCAAGCTTTCACCACCGCTcgtctcatctctctcttcgCTTGCGGCCTTCCCACTCTCATTTGGTGCGTTTCCCCTGGTCTCCCCTACAGCCATGAGCACGGTGAGTCCCTCCTCCACCCTGTCAAAGCCTTACAGGCCTTGGGGCTTGGAGATTGGGGCCTTCTGA
- the fabp4b gene encoding fatty acid binding protein 4b, with protein sequence MVEQFAGTWTLAASENFDDYMKAIGVGFATRQMGNMVKPNLVISVGDGGVISMKSESTFKTTEVNFKLGEEFDETTADGRNTKTTITFENGKLVQKQAWDGKATTLEREIQDGKLMAKCYMDDVVAVRTYEKQA encoded by the exons atgGTTGAGCAGTTTGCTGGGACCTGGACTCTGGCTGCCAGCGAGAACTTCGATGACTACATGAAGGCGATCG GTGTGGGCTTCGCCACGAGGCAAATGGGCAACATGGTGAAGCCTAACCTAGTGATCAGCGTGGGAGATGGTGGTGTCATTTCAATGAAGTCTGAGAGTACTTTCAAGACCACAGAGGTCAATTTCAAGTTGGGCGAGGAGTTTGATGAGACGACTGCAGACGGCCGCAACACCAAG acCACCATCACTTTTGAGAATGGCAAACTCGTGCAGAAACAGGCGTGGGATGGAAAGGCGACAACGCTGGAACGAGAGATCCAAGACGGAAAACTAATGGCT AAATGTTACATGGATGATGTTGTTGCAGTGAGGACCTATGAGAAGCAGGCGTAA